One segment of Anopheles stephensi strain Indian chromosome 3, UCI_ANSTEP_V1.0, whole genome shotgun sequence DNA contains the following:
- the LOC118509345 gene encoding N-alpha-acetyltransferase 60 isoform X1, producing the protein MLRCLRCSGPAVHTDASSISVSNVSFPVNHLGSTKSNERLPTTYEYPSVPLCSANDVQLRFLCPDDLEEVRTLCQDWFPIDYPLSWYVDITSSTRFFALAAIYNFSIIGLIVAEIKSYSKLNKECALFRPQDRGIIPEAMGRDAEIGYILSLGVHRKYRQNGIGSLLLDSLINHLTTAERHKVKAIFLHVLTTNRTAILFYERRGFVLHSFLPYYYSIRGKCKDGFTYVSYINGGHSPWSLYDYLKYWCSQILTAGGLCPWICGRMRTAFRWVCYRTIGRFHLQQDE; encoded by the exons ATGCTGCGCTGCTTACGGTGCTCCGGGCCGGCCGTACATACCGATGCAAGCAGCATATCCGTCTCGAACGTTTC GTTTCCCGTGAACCATCTCGGAAGCACGAAGAGCAACGAGCGCCTGCCAACCACTTACGAATATCCGTCGGTACCACTGTGTTCAGCGAACGATGTGCAGCTACGCTTTCTCTGCCCGGACGATCTCGAGGAGGTGCGGACCCTGTGCCAGGATTGGTTCCCGATCGACTATCCACTCTCGTGGTACGTGGACATTACGTCCAGTACGCGCTTTTTCGCGCTGGCCGCCATTTACAACTTTAGCATCATCGGGCTAATCGTGGCCGAGATTAAATCGTACAGCAAGCTCAACAAGGAG TGCGCTTTATTTCGTCCCCAGGATCGTGGCATCATTCCGGAGGCGATGGGTCGGGATGCCGAGATTGGGTACATACTGTCGCTGGGTGTGCATCGAAAGTACCGCCAGAACGGTATCGGTTCGCTGCTGCTCGACTCCCTCATCAACCATCTCACGACTGCCGAGCGGCACAAGGTGAAGGCAATATTTCTGCACGTACTGACCACGAACCGTACCGCCATACTGTTCTACGAACGAAGAGG GTTTGTCCTTCATTCCTTTCTGCCTTACTATTACTCGATTCGAGGGAAGTGCAAAGATGGTTTCACCTACGTGTCCTACATCAACGGGGGCCATTCGCCTTGGAGTTTATA CGATTATTTGAAGTACTGGTGCTCGCAGATTCTAACTGCCGGTGGACTTTGCCCGTGGATCTGCGGCCGAATGCGTACCGCGTTCCGCTGGGTGTGCTACCGAACCATTGGAAGATTTCATCTGCAGCAGGACGAATAG
- the LOC118509345 gene encoding N-alpha-acetyltransferase 60 isoform X2: protein MLRCLRCSGPAVHTDASSISVSNVSFPVNHLGSTKSNERLPTTYEYPSVPLCSANDVQLRFLCPDDLEEVRTLCQDWFPIDYPLSWYVDITSSTRFFALAAIYNFSIIGLIVAEIKSYSKLNKEDRGIIPEAMGRDAEIGYILSLGVHRKYRQNGIGSLLLDSLINHLTTAERHKVKAIFLHVLTTNRTAILFYERRGFVLHSFLPYYYSIRGKCKDGFTYVSYINGGHSPWSLYDYLKYWCSQILTAGGLCPWICGRMRTAFRWVCYRTIGRFHLQQDE from the exons ATGCTGCGCTGCTTACGGTGCTCCGGGCCGGCCGTACATACCGATGCAAGCAGCATATCCGTCTCGAACGTTTC GTTTCCCGTGAACCATCTCGGAAGCACGAAGAGCAACGAGCGCCTGCCAACCACTTACGAATATCCGTCGGTACCACTGTGTTCAGCGAACGATGTGCAGCTACGCTTTCTCTGCCCGGACGATCTCGAGGAGGTGCGGACCCTGTGCCAGGATTGGTTCCCGATCGACTATCCACTCTCGTGGTACGTGGACATTACGTCCAGTACGCGCTTTTTCGCGCTGGCCGCCATTTACAACTTTAGCATCATCGGGCTAATCGTGGCCGAGATTAAATCGTACAGCAAGCTCAACAAGGAG GATCGTGGCATCATTCCGGAGGCGATGGGTCGGGATGCCGAGATTGGGTACATACTGTCGCTGGGTGTGCATCGAAAGTACCGCCAGAACGGTATCGGTTCGCTGCTGCTCGACTCCCTCATCAACCATCTCACGACTGCCGAGCGGCACAAGGTGAAGGCAATATTTCTGCACGTACTGACCACGAACCGTACCGCCATACTGTTCTACGAACGAAGAGG GTTTGTCCTTCATTCCTTTCTGCCTTACTATTACTCGATTCGAGGGAAGTGCAAAGATGGTTTCACCTACGTGTCCTACATCAACGGGGGCCATTCGCCTTGGAGTTTATA CGATTATTTGAAGTACTGGTGCTCGCAGATTCTAACTGCCGGTGGACTTTGCCCGTGGATCTGCGGCCGAATGCGTACCGCGTTCCGCTGGGTGTGCTACCGAACCATTGGAAGATTTCATCTGCAGCAGGACGAATAG
- the LOC118509342 gene encoding nucleoporin NUP188 homolog translates to MDDINGDIIQWRKLWQFVSGIHYGTPNADVKEKLFQVSKELVDGILQYKKPSKASEEKLQKLIKDRNQLKLQPFANKLHQYLDIDAVQSWQILCYYLVNEYRGAATALAEYISTETSMVKLLHDIWTYHTLERMVQLKVMKNLLEYFHSGTHPYSKEYREVVERMGLPALRKSYLAQLTHLIVNQPTAQKTLPTDMLHAQTKVACAERRLRETNEILQILLLIVHYSGISPEELDQLFKLFREHSFGKQQDHLDPGSEIHAELVKRITYNELALVFRTLDLSDKFDDADWIERVVAALDGPMVSLHQFPEHGPLLLVWMLFNFRLQHTVEDEDTTRRYQQLGSRAIKLGVFEYLHAIVSHPMFKDQSLTARIVRKSIFNHLGFLCQLFDAGESIAHHSNIYDLLSELLTSPTIATEFCKLEDHPIRALFNICLEHFPVEFTPLSKVAYALATAGSTQNSYIQGLLEKLPVYTELYTGRNQYEIRKASTTNDDEFILCHDYTPSAKINFTIARGTKLIVRDMQNQRTYVHFSTGYNYFNALHHEINELLEDAQATSTLNSDRVQRIAAGLKYLAVAVRRIQQPYDITSEMVHPTEMVFDVLLKFKSVPNPPIDLLVQCMNVCTALVPLFGQEIYTRIINLNLLPSISNANLTYQEYANGVGYDSSLVGYYLMNVERSAGRYPILMAYFNFLKTYTKLARDNVFGVELPGAIFLLREVLPHANNWRYETGSDRYRVLVFVVQYIYEILQMSEDRLEHDYARRVLRDACVYSLLNRDNGLVLLKIVGLGNGYLQAVMERESNWMLVPEQQLNLMIQYSMTILMQILRLKRYIQEYDLSPLESAIYTQPKQRDTLRIIPMVTGYMSNIFNPRLPILSCRLLRRFAIEFRMSLLACLDMEPDQIRHTFLERLHDEIESDDLKLAVLEFVESCVHKQPGLTEAFFKVYYGKPDRRLLLAKDGAVAAAAGSGGGKGRPKTMINDGIPTYMAEFLEAISTDPAKLASPLLSRIMSLFHALWKNNMQALVKNLLQKSNFWSSLCNPLFSEQIATNRRSYSQLFNILGIELFRVSSAAGIKMDPELAKVFERFTQTHDTFARWVDIVLDLPHATRKGRRPPPADTNGSESLGGDDGGTEQTPDWLGRLQSFKDLVVLIVRKREPGISLSARCKTYLAERLLAALVERIEQMQDMRPLIVLSELYLIVLSDFDHKYTQDATKDDEMLMRAEKLLGLLAVSYGDVHQRAKEALLAIGIRTVELQADRLLQNHAIAAEITRSAVAIAGEEIYALEVAIQTHGLKAKTVSDTIDGKQYNSLLLAINLLKQLTISFDQPTELTRQANSTRWVSWLVRGKLFQRLLSITGTVLPEYGRRKLVAELLNLLILLAESQCSEELLYSDVGDYLWLKLLPPKELLQRPYVMANETQQQWQTQDWWPIYSKGIHLVRALLSKHGYRFLRDAIFFAGIHEEYLMDSLMLAKQSLEPSAFVLILETLQLLCSMVPYEKEWRLEHSQSLLNLMRCTQFLMDHCISLLYRPKILKRLTTGMADGVGFIVSELEMDPSTIDTTDELVSAMNNLIEIVTLCAKCLLCFSPPLLSLLCDVEFVPSKWCPLIEIQFGAPKLSTDNYSQLSFGSLLQAVCIFTKVLNLQHYSFSEAPLNELPASDGGTEQDDTTDGTLPMGQMSRTNRSTLAGATSPAADVSRPGGKRSQFSKTLSMTSVSSYTSTNAIALSNELLTHLDSKRCVCGLEYVLTLLTSQSLFALKDTNLSQREKQLIKRELSTELLIFHDFVKKRILKDGKSILARRKHGAVAIVNEPYAPQPDDDPDAPGDRTKASQQTAAGRKQHSMRINVVRKMHLQHQHQQQQQQQPAGGATDRAEATSSPAGSGLSPIAGGQDGAGRSSSTPVLRGILKPSPSASSKRVMFDDDDGLTENAKSLAYVEPEDEPIWYEPQEPRFTGLSYVQMVEEDYIHLLSNVLLMIGQSEN, encoded by the exons ATGGACGATATCAATGGAGATATTAT CCAGTGGCGCAAACTATGGCAGTTTGTGTCCGGAATACATTACGGCACACCGAACGCGGACGTGAAGGAGAAACTGTTTCAAGTGTCCAAGGAACTGGTGGACGGTATCCTGCAGTACAAAAAGCCAAGCAAAGCATCGGAAGAAAAGCTGCAAAAGTTGATCAAAGACAGAAACCAGCTGAAGCTGCAACCTTTCGCAAACAAATTGCACCAATACTTG GACATTGATGCCGTACAATCATGGCAAATACTGTGCTACTACTTGGTGAACGAGTACCGCGGGGCAGCCACCGCACTGGCAGAGTACATTTCCACCGAAACATCGATGGTGAAACTGTTGCACGACATCTGGACGTACCACACGCTCGAGCGTATGGTGCAGCTGAAGGTGATGAAAAATTTGCTGGAATACTTCCACTCCGGCACCCATCCGTACTCGAAGGAATACCGTGAGGTGGTGGAAAGGATGGGATTACCGGCGCTCCGAAAGTCGTACCTCGCCCAGCTCACGCACCTGATCGTTAATCAACCAACGGCACAGAAAACGCTCCCAACCGATATGCTGCACGCCCAAACGAAGGTCGCTTGTGCGGAACGGCGGCTGCGGGAAACGAACGAAATACTTCAAATTCTGCTGCTGATTGTGCACTACAGTGGAATCAGTCCGGAAGAGTTGGATCAGCTGTTTAAACTGTTCCGCGAGCATTCGTTCGGCAAGCAGCAGGACCATTTGGACCCGGGATCAGAAATTCATGCGGAGTTGGTAAAACGCATTACTTACAACGAGCTAGCGCTCGTTTTCCGAACGCTCGACCTGTCCGATAAGTTTGACGATGCGGACTGGATCGAGCGTGTGGTGGCCGCGCTCGACGGACCGATGGTATCGTTGCATCAGTTTCCCGAGCACGGACCACTGTTGCTTGTGTGGATGCTGTTCAACTTTCGGCTGCAGCACACGGTCGAGGATGAGGACACAACGCGCCGCTACCAGCAGCTAGGCTCGCGCGCCATAAAGCTGGGCGTGTTCGAGTATCTGCACGCGATCGTATCCCATCCGATGTTTAAGGACCAAAGCCTAACGGCACGCATCGTGCGGAAATCCATCTTCAACCATCTCGGCTTCCTGTGCCAACTGTTCGATGCGGGTGAATCGATCGCTCACCATAGCAATATTTACGATCTGCTCAGCGAGCTGCTTACATCGCCAACGATCGCGACGGAATTCTGCAAGCTGGAAGATCACCCAATCCGCGCCCTGTTCAACATCTGTCTCGAGCATTTCCCGGTCGAATTTACACCCCTTTCGAAGGTGGCGTACGCACTGGCAACGGCCGGCTCGACGCAAAACAGCTACATACAAGGGCTGCTCGAAAAGCTGCCCGTCTACACGGAACTCTACACCGGGCGCAATCAGTACGAAATTCGGAAAGCATCCACCACGAACGACGATGAGTTTATCCTCTGCCACGATTACACACCTTCCGCGAAGATCAACTTTACGATCGCCCGCGGAACGAAGCTGATCGTGCGCGACATGCAAAACCAGCGCACGTACGTCCATTTCAGCACCGGGTACAATTACTTCAACGCACTCCATCACGAGATTAATGAGCTGCTGGAGGACGCGCAAGCGACGAGCACCCTCAACTCGGACCGCGTGCAGCGGATTGCGGCCGGGCTGAAGTATCTTGCGGTGGCCGTCCGGCGCATTCAGCAACCGTACGACATTACCTCGGAAATGGTACACCCGACGGAGATGGTGTTCGACGTGCTGCTCAAGTTTAAATCCGTCCCCAATCCCCCGATCGATCTGCTGGTGCAGTGTATGAACGTGTGTACCGCGCTGGTTCCGCTGTTCGGGCAGGAGATTTACACGCGCATCATCAACCTGAACCTACTGCCGTCGATCAGCAATGCGAACCTAACGTACCAAGAGTACGCCAACGGGGTGGGGTACGATTCCAGCCTGGTAGGGTACTACCTCATGAATGTGGAGCGCAGTGCCGGCCGGTATCCGATACTGATGGCGTATTTTAACTTTCTGAAAACCTACACCAAACTCGCCCGGGACAATGTGTTCGGTGTGGAGCTGCCGGGCGCAATATTTCTGCTGCGCGAGGTACTGCCACACGCGAACAACTGGCGCTACGAAACGGGGTCCGATCGGTACCGGGTGCTGGTGTTTGTCGTGCAGTACATATACGAAATTCTGCAAATGAGCGAAGACCGGCTCGAGCACGACTATGCCCGCCGTGTGCTGCGGGACGCGTGCGTGTACAGCCTGCTAAACCGTGACAATGGTTTGGTGCTGCTAAAGATCGTTGGCCTCGGGAATGGGTATCTGCAGGCGGTGATGGAACGCGAATCGAACTGGATGCTTGTCCCGGAACAGCAGCTAAACCTCATGATTCAATACTCGATGACGATCCTGATGCAGATACTGCGCCTGAAGCGGTACATCCAGGAGTACGATCTTTCCCCGCTCGAATCGGCCATTTACACCCAACCGAAGCAACGGGACACGCTGCGCATCATTCCCATGGTAACCGGGTACATGAGCAACATCTTCAATCCCCGGCTGCCCATCCTGTCCTGCCGGTTGTTGCGCCGGTTTGCGATCGAATTCCGCATGTCGCTGCTGGCTTGTTTGGACATGGAACCGGACCAGATACGGCACACGTTCCTCGAGCGACTGCACGACGAAATTGAGAGTGACGATCTGAAGCTAGCGGTGCTGGAGTTTGTGGAATCGTGCGTCCATAAGCAGCCGGGACTGACGGAAGCCTTCTTTAAGGTGTACTACGGCAAACCGGACCGCCGGTTGCTGCTGGCCAAGGATGGTGCGGTGGCGGCAGCAGCTGGCAGCGGCGGAGGGAAAGGACGCCCCAAGACGATGATCAACGATGGCATACCGACGTACATGGCGGAGTTCCTCGAAGCAATCTCAACCGATCCGGCCAAACTGGCCAGTCCGCTGCTGTCGCGCATCATGTCACTCTTCCACGCACTGTGGAAAAATAACATGCAAGCGTTGGTGAAAAATCTGCTACAAAAGTCCAACTTTTGGTCCTCGCTGTGCAATCCACTGTTTAGCGAGCAGATCGCAACCAACAGGCGATCGTACAGCCAGCTGTTTAACATTCTTGGCATTGAGCTGTTTCGCGTAAGCTCAGCGGCCGGCATTAAAATGGACCCGGAGCTGGCGAAGGTGTTCGAGCGGTTCACACAAACGCACGACACCTTCGCACGCTGGGTTGACATTGTGCTGGATCTTCCGCACGCCACACGCAAAGGCCGCCGGCCGCCACCCGCCGACACGAATGGTAGCGAGAGCCTCGGTGGAGACGATGGCGGAACGGAGCAAACACCCGACTGGTTGGGACGGTTACAATCGTTCAAGGATCTGGTGGTGCTGATCGTGCGGAAAAGGGAGCCCGGCATTTCGCTGTCGGCCCGCTGCAAAACGTACCTCGCGGAACGGTTGCTAGCGGCGCTGGTCGAGCGCATCGAGCAGATGCAGGACATGCGTCCACTGATCGTGCTGTCCGAGCTGTATCTGATCGTGCTGTCCGATTTCGATCACAAGTACACGCAAGACGCGACCAAGGACGATGAGATGTTGATGCGGGCGGAAAAGTTGCTCGGCTTGCTGGCCGTTTCGTACGGCGATGTGCACCAGCGGGCCAAGGAAGCGTTGCTGGCGATCGGGATCAGGACGGTCGAGCTGCAGGCCGATCGTCTGCTGCAGAACCACGCCATTGCGGCGGAAATTACGCGCTCGGCTGTGGCCATTGCCGGGGAGGAAATCTATGCGCTGGAGGTCGCTATTCAGACGCACGGGCTGAAGGCGAAAACGGTGTCCGATACGATCGATGGGAAGCAGTACAATTCGTTGCTGTTAGCTATAAACCTGTTAAAGCAGCTGACCATTAGCTTCGACCAGCCGACGGAACTGACGCGGCAAGCGAACTCGACACGGTGGGTTAGCTGGTTGGTGCGGGGGAAACTGTTTCAACGTTTGCTTAGCATTACGGGCACGGTGCTGCCTGAGTACGGGCGCAGGAAGCTGGTAGCGGAGCTGCTAAATCTGCTGATTCTGCTTGCCGAAAGCCAGTGCTCGGAGGAGCTGCTCTACAGCGACGTGGGAGACTATCTGTGGCTGAAGCTACTGCCACCGAAGGAACTGCTGCAGCGGCCGTACGTGATGGCGAAT GAAACGCAACAGCAATGGCAAACGCAGGACTGGTGGCCGATCTACTCGAAGGGCATACACCTGGTACGGGCGCTGCTCAGCAAGCATGGGTACCGGTTTCTGCGCGACGCCATCTTCTTCGCGGGCATCCACGAGGAGTATCTGATGGATTCGCTAATGCTCGCCAAGCAATCGCTCGAACCGAGCGCGTTCGTGCTGATACTGGAGACGCTTCAGCTGCTTTGCTCGATGGTACCGTACGAGAAGGAGTGGCGGCTAGAGCACAGCCAAAGTTTGCTTAATCTTATG CGTTGCACCCAGTTCCTTATGGACCACTGCATCTCGCTGCTGTACCGGCCAAAAATATTGAAGCGTCTTACCACGGGCATGGCTGACGGTGTGGGATTCATCGTGTCCGAGCTGGAGATGGATCCGAGTACGATCGACACCACGGACGAGCTGGTCAGCGCGATGAACAATCTGATCGAGATAGTGACGCTGTGCGCAAAATGTTTGCTGTGCTTCAGCCCACCGCTGCTGTCACTGCTGTGCGACGTTGAGTTCGTGCCGAGCAAGTGGTGCCCGCTGATAGAGATACAGTTTGGCGCGCCGAAGCTTAGCACGGACAATTATTCGCAGCTAAGCTTCGGCTCGTTACTGCAAGCGGTGTGCATCTTTACGAAGGTGCTTAACCTG CAACACTACAGCTTCAGTGAAGCACCGCTCAACGAATTGCCGGCTAGCGACGGTGGAACCGAGCAGGACGATACAACGGACGGTACACTGCCGATGGGACAAATGTCGCGTACCAATCGGTCGACCCTTGCCGGTGCCACATCACCGGCCGCCGACGTTTCCCGACCCGGTGGCAAACGGTCCCAGTTCTCCAAAACCCTCTCCATGACGAGCGTGTCTAGCTACACCTCCACAAACGCAATCGCGCTTTCGAATGAGCTGCTCACCCATCTGGACAGCAAGCGGTGCGTGTGCGGGCTCGAGTACGTCCTTACGCTGCTCACGTCCCAGAGTCTGTTCGCGCTGAAGGACACCAATCTTTCCCAGCGCGAAAAGCAACTGATCAAGCGCGAACTAAGCACCGAGCTGCTCATATTTCATGACTTTGTCAAGAAACGCATACTGAAGGATGGGAAAAGTATTCTCGCACGCCGAAAGCACGGTGCGGTGGCGATTGTGAACGAACCCTACGCTCCCCAGCCGGACGACGATCCCGACGCACCGGGCGATCGAACGAAAGCTTCCCAGCAGACGGCGGCGGGCAGAAAGCAACATTCGATGCGCATTAACGTTGTGCGCAAGATGCATctgcagcatcagcatcagcagcagcagcagcaacagcccgCCGGTGGCGCGACGGACCGGGCGGAGGCTACCTCATCACCGGCCGGCAGTGGGC
- the LOC118509345 gene encoding N-alpha-acetyltransferase 60 isoform X3, producing the protein MAQSFTWFPVNHLGSTKSNERLPTTYEYPSVPLCSANDVQLRFLCPDDLEEVRTLCQDWFPIDYPLSWYVDITSSTRFFALAAIYNFSIIGLIVAEIKSYSKLNKECALFRPQDRGIIPEAMGRDAEIGYILSLGVHRKYRQNGIGSLLLDSLINHLTTAERHKVKAIFLHVLTTNRTAILFYERRGFVLHSFLPYYYSIRGKCKDGFTYVSYINGGHSPWSLYDYLKYWCSQILTAGGLCPWICGRMRTAFRWVCYRTIGRFHLQQDE; encoded by the exons ATGGCCCAATCATTTACCTG GTTTCCCGTGAACCATCTCGGAAGCACGAAGAGCAACGAGCGCCTGCCAACCACTTACGAATATCCGTCGGTACCACTGTGTTCAGCGAACGATGTGCAGCTACGCTTTCTCTGCCCGGACGATCTCGAGGAGGTGCGGACCCTGTGCCAGGATTGGTTCCCGATCGACTATCCACTCTCGTGGTACGTGGACATTACGTCCAGTACGCGCTTTTTCGCGCTGGCCGCCATTTACAACTTTAGCATCATCGGGCTAATCGTGGCCGAGATTAAATCGTACAGCAAGCTCAACAAGGAG TGCGCTTTATTTCGTCCCCAGGATCGTGGCATCATTCCGGAGGCGATGGGTCGGGATGCCGAGATTGGGTACATACTGTCGCTGGGTGTGCATCGAAAGTACCGCCAGAACGGTATCGGTTCGCTGCTGCTCGACTCCCTCATCAACCATCTCACGACTGCCGAGCGGCACAAGGTGAAGGCAATATTTCTGCACGTACTGACCACGAACCGTACCGCCATACTGTTCTACGAACGAAGAGG GTTTGTCCTTCATTCCTTTCTGCCTTACTATTACTCGATTCGAGGGAAGTGCAAAGATGGTTTCACCTACGTGTCCTACATCAACGGGGGCCATTCGCCTTGGAGTTTATA CGATTATTTGAAGTACTGGTGCTCGCAGATTCTAACTGCCGGTGGACTTTGCCCGTGGATCTGCGGCCGAATGCGTACCGCGTTCCGCTGGGTGTGCTACCGAACCATTGGAAGATTTCATCTGCAGCAGGACGAATAG
- the LOC118509345 gene encoding N-alpha-acetyltransferase 60 isoform X4 has translation MAQSFTWFPVNHLGSTKSNERLPTTYEYPSVPLCSANDVQLRFLCPDDLEEVRTLCQDWFPIDYPLSWYVDITSSTRFFALAAIYNFSIIGLIVAEIKSYSKLNKEDRGIIPEAMGRDAEIGYILSLGVHRKYRQNGIGSLLLDSLINHLTTAERHKVKAIFLHVLTTNRTAILFYERRGFVLHSFLPYYYSIRGKCKDGFTYVSYINGGHSPWSLYDYLKYWCSQILTAGGLCPWICGRMRTAFRWVCYRTIGRFHLQQDE, from the exons ATGGCCCAATCATTTACCTG GTTTCCCGTGAACCATCTCGGAAGCACGAAGAGCAACGAGCGCCTGCCAACCACTTACGAATATCCGTCGGTACCACTGTGTTCAGCGAACGATGTGCAGCTACGCTTTCTCTGCCCGGACGATCTCGAGGAGGTGCGGACCCTGTGCCAGGATTGGTTCCCGATCGACTATCCACTCTCGTGGTACGTGGACATTACGTCCAGTACGCGCTTTTTCGCGCTGGCCGCCATTTACAACTTTAGCATCATCGGGCTAATCGTGGCCGAGATTAAATCGTACAGCAAGCTCAACAAGGAG GATCGTGGCATCATTCCGGAGGCGATGGGTCGGGATGCCGAGATTGGGTACATACTGTCGCTGGGTGTGCATCGAAAGTACCGCCAGAACGGTATCGGTTCGCTGCTGCTCGACTCCCTCATCAACCATCTCACGACTGCCGAGCGGCACAAGGTGAAGGCAATATTTCTGCACGTACTGACCACGAACCGTACCGCCATACTGTTCTACGAACGAAGAGG GTTTGTCCTTCATTCCTTTCTGCCTTACTATTACTCGATTCGAGGGAAGTGCAAAGATGGTTTCACCTACGTGTCCTACATCAACGGGGGCCATTCGCCTTGGAGTTTATA CGATTATTTGAAGTACTGGTGCTCGCAGATTCTAACTGCCGGTGGACTTTGCCCGTGGATCTGCGGCCGAATGCGTACCGCGTTCCGCTGGGTGTGCTACCGAACCATTGGAAGATTTCATCTGCAGCAGGACGAATAG
- the LOC118509345 gene encoding N-alpha-acetyltransferase 60 isoform X5, which produces MLRCLRCSGPAVHTDASSISVSNVSFPVNHLGSTKSNERLPTTYEYPSVPLCSANDVQLRFLCPDDLEEVRTLCQDWFPIDYPLSWYVDITSSTRFFALAAIYNFSIIGLIVAEIKSYSKLNKECALFRPQDRGIIPEAMGRDAEIGYILSLGVHRKYRQNGIGSLLLDSLINHLTTAERHKVKAIFLHVLTTNRTAILFYERRGFVLHSFLPYYYSIRGKCKDGFTYVSYINGGHSPWSLYGARRF; this is translated from the exons ATGCTGCGCTGCTTACGGTGCTCCGGGCCGGCCGTACATACCGATGCAAGCAGCATATCCGTCTCGAACGTTTC GTTTCCCGTGAACCATCTCGGAAGCACGAAGAGCAACGAGCGCCTGCCAACCACTTACGAATATCCGTCGGTACCACTGTGTTCAGCGAACGATGTGCAGCTACGCTTTCTCTGCCCGGACGATCTCGAGGAGGTGCGGACCCTGTGCCAGGATTGGTTCCCGATCGACTATCCACTCTCGTGGTACGTGGACATTACGTCCAGTACGCGCTTTTTCGCGCTGGCCGCCATTTACAACTTTAGCATCATCGGGCTAATCGTGGCCGAGATTAAATCGTACAGCAAGCTCAACAAGGAG TGCGCTTTATTTCGTCCCCAGGATCGTGGCATCATTCCGGAGGCGATGGGTCGGGATGCCGAGATTGGGTACATACTGTCGCTGGGTGTGCATCGAAAGTACCGCCAGAACGGTATCGGTTCGCTGCTGCTCGACTCCCTCATCAACCATCTCACGACTGCCGAGCGGCACAAGGTGAAGGCAATATTTCTGCACGTACTGACCACGAACCGTACCGCCATACTGTTCTACGAACGAAGAGG GTTTGTCCTTCATTCCTTTCTGCCTTACTATTACTCGATTCGAGGGAAGTGCAAAGATGGTTTCACCTACGTGTCCTACATCAACGGGGGCCATTCGCCTTGGAGTTTATA TGGTGCTCGCAGATTCTAA